The Vicinamibacterales bacterium genomic interval CGCCGTACGGGACGCCCTTGAAGGTGAGCACGCCGTCCTCGACGTAGCCGCGCACCTTGCCATACTGCGTGGTCGCGACGGCCGAGCGGGGCGTGCTGCACGTGCTCGCGGCAACCGCGACCTGCCCGCCTCTCGTCTTGGCGAACGCACCATAGGGAGCGATCACGGCCCCGACTCCGGCGGCGGTGGAGAGCCGCAGCAGGTCGCGGCGGTTCAGTTCCGGGCCATTCGAGCGTGATGACTTGGGCATCGGGTCTCCTTCAAGCGAAGCGCGTCTGGCGCGGCCGGGCGCAATGTAAGCGCTTCACGATACTGATCGCGATTTCCCTGGGACGTTATCGGACGGTGACCGCGAGCCGGGCCACCGTGTGGGACCTCGCCGGCAGCTCGAAGGTCATACGACCGCCCGGCGCCGGCGGCGCGAGCGGCTGTGGCGCGACGCGGTTCGGCTGATCGACGGTGTTGAATGCTTTCAGATCCTGCCCGGTGATGGTCTCGCAGCCGAGGACGCGCGTCGGCGTGACGTCTTCCCACTCCAGCGCGACCTGGCGCGCCGCCTCGAGGTCGCGGTTCAGCATCAGCACGCACGCCTGGCCGTTCGCCTCGTCCAGCGTCGCCACGACGTCGACGAACGGAACGTCGGCGTTGCGCGCGAAGTCGGACTGCAGCCCGGCCGCTTTGATCGGATAGGTCTCCGACTCAACACGCAGATCGAATACCTGGCCGCGCGCGTAGCGAAGCGCCCACGCGTAGGGATAGTACGTGCTCTGGCGCAGCACGCCGTTCTCGTGCGCCACGAGCGGTGCGATGACATTGACGAGCTGTGCGAGACAGGCGACGTGCACCCTATCCGAGTTGCGCAGCAGCGTGTTCAGGAAGCCGCCGACGAGCAGCGCGTCCTCGAGGTTGTAGACCTCTTCGAGCAGGTGCGGGGCGATGGCGCGGCGGCCGTCGGTCGCCTGCCGATCGCGCGCGCGATACCAAACGTTCCACTCGTCGAACGACAGCCAGAGGCGCTTGCTCGATTTCTGCAGCCCCTGGACGTAGTCGCAGACGGCGGCGATTTCGTGAATGTGCCGATCCATGTCGAGATTCATGGCCAGGTATCGCGCCGAGCTGTTCCCGCTCGTCGCCGGCGTGTTGCCGTAATAGGCGTGCAAGGAAATGCCGTCGACCTGGTCGTAGCATTCCTCCAGCACCTCGCGATCCCAGGTCAGGTACGTCGGCATCGCGGTCCCGCTCGATCCGCAGGCGATCAGTCGCAGGTCGGGAGAGACGACCCGCATCTGCTTCGCGACGTCACGCGCCTTCCGTCCGTACTCGCGCGACTGCAGCTGGCCGATCTGCCACGGGCCGTCCATTTCGTTGCCGAGACACCAGTAGTGCACGTTATGCGGCTGCTCGTAGCCATGCGCACGTCGCAGGTCGCTCCATTTCGTGCCGCGCTCGAGATTGCAGTACTCGACGTAAGCCACGGCCATCTCGGCCGACCCGGTGCCGAAGTTAAGCCCGAGCAGGGGCTCGGTCCCGGTCAGCCGGCACCACTCGATGAAATCGTTGGTGCCGAACTGGTTGGTCTCCGTCGAGTTCCAGGCGCGGTCGAGCACGCTCGGACGCTGCGCCCTCGGTCCGACGCCGTCGAGCCAGTTGTATCCCGAGATGAAGTTGCCGCCGGGATAGCGAACGATCGGGACTCCGAGCTCCTTGATTTCGCGCGCGACGTCGGTGCGAAAGCCCTTCGCATCCGAGAGCCGCGACCCGGGCTCGTAGATACCGGTGTAGATTGCCCGACCCAGATGCTCCAGGAACGAGCCCAGCAGACGCCGATCCAAATCGGCGCGATCGCGCGATCGGCGTATGGCGACGCGGACCGGGCCGCGCGCGATTTGCGCGTAGCCGATCGCACGCAGCCAGGGTGCGGCCGCGAGCAGCGCACCGGTCTTGCCGAGGCCGCCGAGAAACTCGCGGCGGTCCCTTCTCACTTGAACAAGCGCGGGGCGAAGTCGTTGAGGGCTCGCCGCCAGCTCAGCCACTCGTGCGCCGTGCCAGGCGATTCGAAGTAGACGTTGTGGAGGCCAGCTGTGGTCAGCGCGTCGCTGAACGCCTTGGTGCCGGGGCCTTCCACCGAGCCGACGCTGAGGAACAGCACCTTGATCTTGCTGTTGAAGGCGGCCGGATCGGCGAATGTGCCGCCGCAGATGGTCTTCATGTCCGGTGCATCGTTGCCGCGCCCGAACCCGCCGCAATTGCCGCTGAAGCCGCCGATGTAGGCAAACTTGTCCAGGTTCGTCAACGTCGTCGCGAAGGTCTGCGCGCCGCCCATCGAGAGCCCGGCCATGGCGCGATTCTCCTTGCCGGGACGGACGCGATAGGTGCGCTCGATCATCGGCACCAGATCGGTGAACATCATCTCGGTGTAGGTGGGCCGGCCGAGCGG includes:
- a CDS encoding alpha-L-arabinofuranosidase C-terminal domain-containing protein, with translation MRRDRREFLGGLGKTGALLAAAPWLRAIGYAQIARGPVRVAIRRSRDRADLDRRLLGSFLEHLGRAIYTGIYEPGSRLSDAKGFRTDVAREIKELGVPIVRYPGGNFISGYNWLDGVGPRAQRPSVLDRAWNSTETNQFGTNDFIEWCRLTGTEPLLGLNFGTGSAEMAVAYVEYCNLERGTKWSDLRRAHGYEQPHNVHYWCLGNEMDGPWQIGQLQSREYGRKARDVAKQMRVVSPDLRLIACGSSGTAMPTYLTWDREVLEECYDQVDGISLHAYYGNTPATSGNSSARYLAMNLDMDRHIHEIAAVCDYVQGLQKSSKRLWLSFDEWNVWYRARDRQATDGRRAIAPHLLEEVYNLEDALLVGGFLNTLLRNSDRVHVACLAQLVNVIAPLVAHENGVLRQSTYYPYAWALRYARGQVFDLRVESETYPIKAAGLQSDFARNADVPFVDVVATLDEANGQACVLMLNRDLEAARQVALEWEDVTPTRVLGCETITGQDLKAFNTVDQPNRVAPQPLAPPAPGGRMTFELPARSHTVARLAVTVR